A region from the Hydra vulgaris chromosome 10, alternate assembly HydraT2T_AEP genome encodes:
- the LOC100215927 gene encoding uncharacterized protein LOC100215927, with amino-acid sequence MAEIFVARISLKLAWSLFAPAGASRLEQGDVTEEKIRQMLLNEFQKINEHLNALRRKELVAAIGLLETGVELFQKDNVTSLQEFHKCREHAQMAFGVVADISDKILATKILVVATLHEFHDNLLTAKSLCLKYLERVNSLPEVARSCELVFSPESNFSSKILCLSGKSKRDNLLNEVAEINMTVYNHLNESNQHIVPSAICFGKYHINPLTDMILYRLPKVVTELPVELTEFISVCYSEPYIFASLSQNDSLNNDVVAINCRTGNIKHLFGHEKSVMSVCANEKFLFSASFDKNIVVWDIASLDPVKILSGHEGCVKSVCLTAERLFSGSTDGTVRIWSLETFSCEHILNVAKPVIKLVCSRRKFLFCLCGLNEVQIWDSIQLKLLHSFSAPGMPFSIVANDNYLYILTSSPSETTVQCWNLGSLTLNQSFAVSTNFVKCCDTPYFFCGDKTIQMSSSASGKLIIEQEVVLAGNVADKIKTMWMNSHELFVLCRLQNKQQFIVKY; translated from the exons atgGCTGAGATTTTTGTAGCTAGAATTTCATTAAAACTAGCTTGGAGTCTTTTTGCCCCAGCAGGAGCTTCTAGATTAGAGCAAGGAGATGTTACAGAAGAAAAAATACGACAGATGTTACTAAATgaatttcaaaagataaatgAACACCTAAATGCTTTGAGAAGAAAAGAACTTGTTGCTGCAATTGGATTATTAGAAACag gCGTGGAGCTGTTTCAAAAAGATAATGTCACTTCTTTACAAGAGTTTCACAAGTGTAGAGAGCATGCGCAAATGGCATTTGGCGTTGTAGCAGATATCAGCGACAAAATTTTAGCAACAAAAATTTTGGTTGTGGCGACTCTTCACGAATTTCATGACAACTTGTTAACTGCTAAAAGTTTGTGTTTAAAGTATTTAGAACGAGTGAATTCGCTACCCGAAGTTGCAAGATCCTGCGAGCTTGTTTTTTCGCCAGAAAGcaatttttcaagtaaaattttatgtctGAGTGGAAAATCAAAGCGAGATAATTTGTTAAATGAAGTTGCAGAAATTAATATGACagtttataatcatttaaacGAATCCAATCAGCATATAGTTCCGTCAGCAATTTGCTTTGGTAAATATCACATCAATCCTTTAACTGATATGATTTTATACAGGTTACCAAAAGTAGTTACCGAACTTCCTGTAGAATTAACTGAATTTATTTCAGTGTGCTATTCTGAACCTTATATTTTTGCTTCGCTTAGTCAAAATGATTCACTAAATAATGATGTTGTTGCAATAAATTGTCGAACTGGAAACATTAAGCACCTATTTGGACACGAAAAATCCGTTATGTCGGTGTGTGCGAacgaaaaatttcttttttctgcgtcatttgataaaaatatagttgtttGGGATATTGCATCCCTGGATCCTGTTAAAATATTAAGCGGACACGAAGGTTGTGTTAAATCTGTTTGTTTAACTGCGGAGCGGTTATTTTCTGGATCAACTGATGGCACAGTTAGAATATGGAGTCTTGAAACTTTTTCTTGTGAACACATTTTAAATGTTGCGAAGCCAGTCATAAAACTTGTTTGTTCtagaagaaagtttttattttgtttatgtggCTTAAATGAAGTTCAAATTTGGGATTCTATACAACTAAAGTTGTTACATTCGTTTAGTGCTCCTGGAATGCCTTTTAGTATAGTTGCAAATGATAACTATTTGTACATTCTAACATCTTCTCCATCAGAAACAACCGTCCAGTGTTGGAACCTTGGGTCGTTAACTTTAAATCAGAGTTTTGCTGTTAGTACTAACTTTGTAAAATGCTGCGATACGccatattttttttgtggtgATAAAACTATTCAAATGAGTAGCAGTGCCAGCGGCAAACTAATAATCGAACAAGAAGTTGTGTTGGCTGGAAATGTtgcagataaaattaaaactatgtgGATGAATTCTCAtgagttatttgttttatgccgattgcaaaataaacaacaatttattgttaaatattga